TGAAGACTCGGTGACAATAATTACTTCAATTGAAGCACGGCACTCATAACCAGGACAGTTTGCTCCCACCAGAACATCCGAGGAGGCAACTCACACTTACTTGCTTTATTTGTACCAATAACTAAACCAGTTTCAAACGAGGGGCAAGCCATTATTTTATAGTACTGTCAGTAGATTAAAATGTAGCAAACAAAGCctaaaattattccttttataAATGGAATATTCTCCTCCATGCATGTACCATTTTTATTTCGATTATCGCTACAAATAGCTCAGCTTCTAATTACATACTTGGACAAAAGTAGCCATCCTGGTCTCTCAGGTACCAAGatttccctttcccccctttcttAATTACATTTAAACCAACACCCCACCTAACAGCACACTTACCCAAGCGGCTGAAATAGCATCTCCTGGGCTGAGAAGACACGCTTTGCTTTGGGTCTAATTACATATTTTCCCCAAGAGGCAGGAGGAACTCAGAAGAAgctgtttcagtctcttgagTAAATATTAGATGGTTTATGCGCTTCCATggaagattttttatttttgcttttaaaagacacacaatgagtttaaaaggaaaaaaagccctacATTAAAAGCCAGGAAACTCAAAGTTAAAGCCTACTCTGTCCTTAATGTACTGCTTCGTACTTACACTTGTCTCAGTTAAAGGTGGTATGTGAGCTCTCAATCAATACTCTTTAAATATTGAATAAAATATGTGGCAATGATTATAATCAGGCCAAGAATCTCCTTGCATTATCTCCCATTTTAATTCTAGTTGCAGTGGCCCAGTAATGGCGTATGGAGCATTTCACCtctaaaaatcagcatttttgatggagcccaggtctgcAGCGACAGGGAATTTGATGGTCGTGTGGTGGTTGCGTGGAACAAGGTTACATGCATCCACATCTTAAACGCCACCGCCCTCCGTGGCACCCCCAGAGGATCCGAGGGCTGAAGAAGCACGGAGACTGAACTACGCTCTCACCCTAGAGGTGCTCCCTCCAGGTCAGGGCTGAGGCACAGGGCAGTGTGGAGAATCTTGCACTGCTGCTACCCGTGCTGAACCTGCGCGGTGGATAAAGTCAGGACTTTAGTCTCCAGTGCTGTCAAAATGGCATCTTGCACCAGCACTAAGTTcacttttaagagaaaaaaaaaagaaaaaaagaaaaaaagaaaaaaggcaatcaAGCTGTGGTTATATATGAGGAATTCTCAGCGGTCCAGGGCTCGCTGGCCGGCAGAGCGCTCTCTTGGCTCCTGGGGCtgcaaagggaaggagcagcGGTGGCTGGCGAGGCCAAGCTGCGCCTGCCGCTCGGGGACCGCCACAGCTCTCCCGTCGCACCGGCCCTGGCAAGGACCCTGCAAAACCACCGAGGGTTCAGCGAGCGGGCGTCCTCCTCTCCACAGACAGCAGGGACTGccactgcaaaaagaaaataaacaacaggACCTTCCCGCTCTCCGTTGTCCATCGCTCAGAGCGCCTCTGGGAGCTGCTGACACCGGCCGGGCCAGAGGAGACACAGGCCCTGTTTGCCAAGGCAGAACGCTGCTTTGGAGATTTGGTAACAAttgcactaaaaaaaatattgccagGTCCACCTtgaaattttcttctctcccccAGCTCTTATGCTACATTATGGTGAATAAAGATGTCCTctgaaattttaagaaaatgcttaaGAATGAGCAGTAGAGACAGAAATGGTGGATTGTGTTAAGGTACATATCTATAGAGCTATACGTATCTACGTTACATCCAGGTTTACCTACACGCCACAGCCAATTCAGAGAAACTGCCCCACCACAGTGACCATGCGAGCAGCTCGCTGCAGCGATCCCAAGGAGCTCTGTGTGAAGCAAGACACGCGTCATTCCTGCTCCTCCGAACACCCAGGAATCCCAACTGTACCTTGTCAGCCGCTGCCAGCAAGTCATCAGCCATTTTGTCAAGATTTGGTGCCTTCCCCGTGTAAATAAAGCACATCATTTCCTTAAAAACTTCAGGCTCCACATCATTGATTTCAACCCGATTCTGTATCAGAAAAATGAAGCTTGTTAAGATCCTGACAAGATGCTAAAGGCTTCCTTCTACCCAAGCTCTTTCAGTATTCAGAAATTTGCTACAGAAACAAACTATTTAGAATGTGTActacttgaaaaagaaaaaaaaagtagatggaATAAGAAGGATTCTAAGTGGTATTTCACATTCTCTACCTCTCCCTGTCCCACCCCAGACTCTTTCCCCAAAGTAGCAAAGGTAACAATTGCCTCCTTGATCCCTTTCATCCTCCCTTCAGGacagctgcagcagagaccTGCATCTaatgtgagagaaacagttAAAAGGTGACAATAGTCACAAACGCTACCTAAGACAGTGAACTGACAGTGACGCTAAGAGCTGACTAGAGAGCTATTCACCCAGCTGGAGAAGTTCTGCTTACTTCAGAACTTACCTTTTTACTTTCTTCCATCTCGTGCTCAAACATGGCGCTGAAAACCGGAGAACGCGCTATGGCagtggggaaaataaaacacagttaGAGGAGCCCTTGGACACTTCAGGACATGCTAAGCGTAGCCTGCCAACACCTCAGCAACCGTCCTGCTACTTCATCCTCCTACAGCAGACAGGACAAATTCAGTATAACTGCTACACAAGCGTCAGTAATGTGGCCGACAGAGCTTCAAACTGGGTGTGGGAGAATTTCTTACGTCCTCTCAAACAACGCTGAAGAGTACACGGGTGGTTAGGGTAAGTTTCTTGACTTTACAAGAAAGTACTCATCTGGAAACGTAACTTCTTACAAATGCTTTAGGAATATATTACCACAGCCACAAAAACATCCTCCTACCATCCTTGCCATAGGAAGAGATAAGCAATTTAAAATGGAGCAGGTATTTCTTCTCTCCCCATTAACAGTTCACAAAACAGTCTTTTACTACAGCTCTGTGGTTAAAAGAACGGCAGAAGCCTCCTTTCAAGACACAGCAAATCCAACCCACGTGCCCTGGCGCTGTGGTACCGACCTGCGAGGATGGCTTTGTGTGCCTGGAACTCCTGCCCCGCCACGCACAGGCAGCAGTCGGTGAAGCGCGAGTTCTCCCAGAGCCCACCCAGCTCGTCTGCCAGGCGGCACTCGGGCACCTTCACCATGTTCATTGTGTTCTGGCCGGAGATGTTGACCGAGTCCTGCACCACGCTCAcctggaggagaaaggaaaacaggctCAAAAACACACACTGGAAATCTCGACTCCCTCCAAGAAGTTTTTatttccagggcagctgaaggaaaatgcaaagcaaaccCCGGACCTCTTGAGCAGAACCACTGTGTCGCTAACAGTGTCTCCATTTCTGAAGCATCCTTTGTCCCCTGCCCTAACCCTGCTCTCTGCTCTTCCAGGGTGTCCCACACCACACCACATTTTCTTCTCGACCCCAAAGTAACAGCACTTCTATGCAATTTAATCATAACTTTATTAGGTGATTTCCTAAGGAAGTGGAaccttatttttctgcttttacagaCATCATACCTGACCTAGTTTCTTCCTTCTACCACCACTCTGAAACCCTCCCCAATCAATAATGCAATACAGACAGCAgtgcaaatgaaaatgaagtatCTGGAGAGCTTCTGTAGCCGAGCACCCACACGGGTGGGCACGGGCAGGGGCTGAACCCCACGTCTCGCTGCTTCTGGTTAGCGGTGTCTCAGAGAGTTTAACGCTGCCATTGCATTATaaacttcaattaaaaaacctccaaaactaAGCAGCAAAAGAGCAGCTTTGTGTCAAGTAATGAGGAAGATTTGCGGAAGGCAGATGGATTCCTTCTCAGCTGCTCCAGAGCAGCCACGGCTGGACCCTGTGCAGCCATGCTGGCTGATGAAAAACAACACCAGGGAACGGCTCAGAGCCCGGGCAGCACCAAACCGTGAGCTTAAACAGGCAGTAAATTACACACCTCTACGGCAGGCTCAATTAAAAAGATCAGTGACTAACACTACCCTGCTCTAACGAAGCAAAAAGGACAACGCTGACTGACAGGGAAGCCTACGTGAGACTATTCCCTGGATTTGCTGTCAAGTCCAAGTTAAATTTCAGTTCTATTAATAACCAATGGCCAAAGAACAGACAGCAAAGGAAGCTTCACAGTTATGTAGAAGGAGAAGTAAATTATGAAGTGAGAGAGGTGACAGAAGCATCTTCCGAGGTAAAACCCTCCTGAGAGCATGTCCCCCAACTCCCAAGAAAGCCAGGTGGTTTCTGAGGGCAGACGGGTGCTGTGTGAACTGTACAACTCACGGCACACACACCAGACGCCGCTCGCCAAAGGACACTGATGATTACCCAGAACACCAGGAAGTTAATATTCTTCGTCACTCATCTGACAGCTACAAAATCTTGTTGTCCTGTGACATTTAGACCAGCAACATGGACTCAAGGATGGATGAGAACTCGGATTCATTAAAAAGGAATTCCAAGATGCAGATCCCTTGCTGATTACAGATCAGCAAAAAAAGACTCGGCAACCGCGTCTCGAATCCACAAACAAATCCTGTTCATATAGGAAACTCAGTTACTGCCATGAAAATACACTGCATGGCTTTTTACATCAGGAGTAGATTCCAAGCGGTGACCAGCCATAGAGGTCAGAGTAGATGAGGTTTTGCTCACGCTACTTTCAACGTCTTAGCCAGGGAACCAGtgctcccagctcagcagagctATTACCACAACTCTGGGAACTTCGCTCCTTTTGGAGATTTACCAGCATGACATTTACCTATGATGTTGGAATATAATTTAAACAGCAGAAAGTAATGCAGTTGGGATATGAACAATCAGCTCCACCTGCAAAACAGAGgtcaaaaaaaatccccaaactgaCAACCAAACGAGGTCAGATGTGAAATGCTGACAGGGAACATAATTCTCTGCCTTAACAGCATTTCCAGCAAGACATTATCTGTGTTCAACACCGGACACGAGCAGAGAGCAAAAGGCTTCTTCCTTTTAACTCTAATAAAGCAATGAAAAGGTGCAGCAAAGACACTGGGCAGCTGCCTGGTCTCCAGAAACAAGGATCTCAACAGCAGCACCGCTGACCCCTTAGTTCCCACCGACAGAACACACCTGCTCCAAGCACAGctgtgagcagcagctctgcggcCAGCGGGGACACGTTAGAGCACATGGCACAGCAGGTCACAGCACAGACACTTATTGGCAGctcagagaaggggaaaaaatagtaaAACGAGAGGTGGCAGAAAACCCCAAGCCAAGGTGTTGATAGTTCTTGCCAAGCTGCTTCCAGACAGCAAACCCTTCCTCTCTGGTATCGCTGCAGATTTCTAACACACTGGACTGCAGAACAAACAGGAGATAGCACGGGCAGGTGAAGCCAGCAATAAGTTTTCATCcagaacacacaaaaacacTGAGCTGAAGCTTCTGAAGGGACTAATTCAGCAGCAAGTGGACTGACTTGAATTAGTACCGGTTGCCAAGACTCCTGGCAGATCTCAGGTTTATCTGCATCACACCTCGCAAATCCGCTTCTCAGACATTAATTCTTGAGTCTCATTCCACAACTGTAAGTTTTCTGGCTCTTTTCTCATGAAGGAAAGAGGAATTGCCAGACCCAGAGGTGTCATCCCTGACACTGTCCTCTTCTCCACATTGCTGAAGTGCTAAAGGAAGGGCTCCCTCATTACAGGAGTCATTTATGCTACTGATCGAATACACATCCTTTAGGAGAtggttcttaaaaaaaccaaaccaaaccaaaaaaccccaacaaatcCGACCAGCTGTCGAACAGCTTTGACCAAAGCATTTCCTTCActcctgaaagaaaacacagcaaaagaaaagactCCCACAAAAACCGCTGCAGGAGATCCACAGAGAGAACAACTTGTTCCACCTGTCTCCTGGCAAAAGTCGCAGCTACAGGAGGCATTCTGCAGTAAAAAGACCACGGGAATAAGACAGCAGAAGCTCTGAAGGTACTAAATCACAGAGTTTAAATTTGCTCATTAAGGTTTCTAAACTTAAATAGCTAGTTTCAGAAATAACTGCATCTTTGTCTGAAATTAGTATTAGTGAAGTAATAACTTTGTAAACAGTTGTaggaaaatacaaacacaaCCAACAGAAAATTGTGGTTAgtataaaatttgtttttcttaaatttttatttgtgttggCTGTATAGACACActtaagaaaacagagaaaactcttCTTTATTCAGTAGGCAAGTAACAGGCGGGCCAGCTTCCACTGCAGAGCTGGTCTTAGTTATCATCCCAAGTGAATTTCCAATTAAGGAGCACAAACAAATGGATGACAATACTAAACCAGAAGTGAAATGATAATCAAACATGCTTAATTCCTACCATCATCACAGGTAAAAGACAAATagaaagtaacaaaaaataaacgCAAGCGAAAAGCAATGAATCACCCAGAGAAAGAGCCACCAGCCGCACGCACACGTACACACAAAGTGCCGCATCAACACCCAGTGTTTCTCCCGATCCCTCTGACTCCTTAAAAGCAAGGATGAGAAATAAGGTCACATCTACCTGGAGCTAATGGAACCGCTATTCTTCCAGCTGCACAGGCAGACTTACCTCGCAGAACAGAGTGAGTTTGTCATCTGGAAGAAGTCCATTGGCCTCATCCAAAAGAAAGTCTCTTCTAATAAATTTTTTGAATCCCCAGTCCTTGCCTTGCACGAATCGATACGCTCGCTGGCTCTCTGCAAGGAAGACACGGTGCTTTAAACACCGGCTGAGGGACTCGCTTGATCAAACCGCAAAAGACAAACAACTGACCCCGTCAGAGAGAAAGGGTTTGTACACACccattgcttttgtttcttctcctttagcATTCAGGATGGAGAATTTGAACTTTGCTCGAACTTCACTTTTTGGACAGCTCACCAGCAACAGATAGAGGGATAAATAATCTTTACTCTCTTCATCCAGGCCTTTGGGGTTCACACGTAAACACCTGTGGAAGCAGGTGTAGGAACAAGACATCAGGAGCAGTTTCTGGCAGATCATTCACAGCTTTCAAAGAAAGCACATTGTAGAATTTCCACAATAAAATGTACAGCAAACAAGTTCTGTTTAACAGCCGCTGAACGACAAGGAAATAACGGAGAGGTAAATAAGGTGGAACTGTGTGTTACCGTCAGCCTCACACTGCACCGAGACAGGGAACAACGCACGGGCAGTAACTATGGGCAAACCAACTCAAAAACCATGAGGGAAAAGAAGAGGGGGGCATGGTATAAATACCGAAAAGCACCCTGGATGTCAACTTGCACAAAAGGAAAGTGAATGAACTAGTAGAATGGAGGCAATGGACTTGAGGAAGTGCAACAAATCCAGAGAAATGGTGGGTACAATTCCACAGGaagcaactgaaaagaaaaatgcatttctggaAGGCTGGTCATTTCTCAAAACCACAATACCAgggcaaaaggagaaaactcCAGGGTGGAGAAGAGGCAGAAGTGCAGGAAGAGGCCAACTCATAAGCTCTTCCATGACCTGAAACTTGACACAGAATCTAAAAAGAGGCAAAAACTGGGGCAAGTGACTAACTGCTCAGACACACAAGGACAACACACAGAAAGATCTGGACATTAGAATGAGATCTGACCAGCAAAGGTTCTAAAGTAACTTAATAACAAAAAGCAGTGCAAGGAAAGCACAGGTCTGCCACCCAAAGGAAGGGAACACCAAGTGTATTACACACACACTAAATTATTTAGTGGTCATTTGCTGCAACCTCTACTAAGgaggtttaaagaaaaatgctaaaatacttAACAGCACCACCAAGGGATCAAATAAGGAGCCAGGTGTCCGTGGATCTACTAGGTCAGACACAACCCACAGTAGATACACATTCTCGAAGTCTGCTCTGAGTTACTGGAAATTACTTGAGAACTCAGGATTTAGAGTGCAGGCAAAATTGATCTTTTTAACAATCAAACTAAAACTGGGAGGCTGAAATAGAGCTTGAATTCACTGGCTGCAGACTCCCATTGGCTTATAAGAACTTGTTATGATAAACATCAGTCAAAAAAACCTAGCTGAAGACATTAATAATCCTCCACGGCACGCCTCTGCTTCCAGGCAGGATGCAGCCTCCCTTCCAGCTACGGTTTCTGTTATTCCTGATGTTTCCCATTATCAGAGGAACTCTGCAAACAGACAGATCCTCACGTTTGTTTTCTGTGCCCAAACACTCTGCTGCAGCAACAGCACTTCCTCCCTATGTGCATGTTGTACATCACGGAAGCAAGAACCCGTGCGCAGCGCAAGTATTTTTTGATATATTTCCTTTGTTACAGAAGCCCAAATTCTTTCACACCGTCATACGAGCAGGGTGAACCTCTCTGGTCCACTTCTTACCATTTGAGTTTATCGTTGGCGCCGGATGAAAAGGTTGAGCTTTTGATGACCTCACCCATTTCTTCTCGGCAAAAGCTAAAGTTGTTTATGGTCCACATGTAGGAAAACTTCACCACCTTGATCTTAAAAACAGAGGATAATGGGCAGGTTAGGGTCACGCTCATTCACCTTGGCACTCTTGAAGGCAAAAAAAACTAAAAGCCTCTAAGTTTTACTGAGTCACCTGTGTGACAAATAACTCCCAAGCACAAGACAACAGTCTGGGcgagcctggcagagccagctggaccctccagctcctccagagcTGCGCCACGGGCAGagggacagctctgctgttgCCTTGGTGAACGCTCACTGCTGGCAAGCACGACATCGGCTGAAAAAGCACACTCTCAACTTGGTTTGAATACATTTCTTACCACAGGTGCTAATTGCACCAGGTCAagagcagctcagcacagcGTGGACTCACCTGGGTGTAGCACCAGCTCTCTGCTACAGGTCCACTCGACATTTCTGCCGGAGGAGGAGGACTCGGCACCCTTGACATCGCCAGTTTGAAGATTAAACGGAGTTTCACCACTCAGTAGAAGAAATTTATAATTGATCTTCACCCTGCCAGTccccaaaaagagaaaaaaggggcATCAATACGCACTCTAGGTACTTGCAGGTTTTCTGAAACTTAAGATTACCACAATCCCTCCAAAGAAATTCAGTTAAACTACTCTGTGTCATTCAAATTAAGCCCAAACTAGCAGATCCTAGTTCTGAATACCTGGCTAACTGCCCATGGAACTGCCTCCCAGGACACCATGGTTCACTGTCTCCAGTCACAAGTTTTTGGGGACAAATAAAACTTGAAAttgctgcaaaagcagcagccacaccTCCTGCCCATGGGAATGATGCCTTTGTGCTGGGTTTAGTCCAAGCTTTTCCATCCCTGGGGTTCACAGCAGCCCTGCGCAACCCCACCCAGGCTCTCGCATTGTTCTGTTCACAGCTATTTTTAATCCACGTTATTCTAGTGATCTGTTTTATAGCACAGGGACAAGACTGGCGAGAGGACAAGCGGCCAGGGAAAGGATGGAATTTCTTCGCTCATCTCCTAGCTGGCGGCACCTGTCTGCACGCGGAGCACCAAGGGGCTGAGCCTGATGAAAAGGCTGGaccagaagaaagcaaaaggaataaataaaacagagtgGGACACGACATTTTTCCGTTGTTAAAACTGTGGTTAGTTCCAGAGACAACAACTTTTTGTTACAATGGCACATTCATCAAGCCTTTTGGAACACGCCAAGAAGCTGAAGGGACCCTGGATGGGGGGCAGAAGTTAATCTCAAATTCCTATTCCTTTCACTGGTCTCCAAGGAGCAAACTCCATAGATAATCTTATGATGCAAAATGGAAACTTTAACGGctgctttctgtatttcaacagcattttaagATGTATCTACCTATTACCTCCATCTCAAATACGCAAAGAAGCTTTTGAAAGCTTCTAAAGGCAAGACAAATGTATGAGCTTGCAATACACAGGACTATTTCATTTCCTCTGAGTAACTGTCACTTTTATCTTATATCCTCTCCTCCCAGATGGCTTAGATAGGCAGGTGGTAATACAAGTTATGACAACGTGCAAATAGAATTGCTGCATGCCAGCGTGCCATTCCTTATGCTTTTAACGTGGCCCAAAGGGGACAAAGGTTCTACATTTTGAAGATTTTCTACTATTTGGAAAACACTTTCAGTCTAGTATGTCAAAGCTTTTCTACAGCTGCTTTGCGAGGCAgttaaatacagtttaaaaacgGACGTTAAACTCCAACATACCCCCAGCTCAATGCGGCAATCGACCATCAAATACTGTCATCAAATGACACCACTGGTCCTTAGTCATACTGGGAACAAACAGGTGATTCCATCACTGTCTCTGCACAAGTTCCCAGTAGGGAAACACTTGCTGCAGGAACAGGGACGCACAGAAAGGTCACTGAAATAGatccctgggagctgctgcagaaaccgCCCTGTGTTCCTGCACCGGCCACGCTGGGTCGTTCCGCTGGCACCAACCAGCACCAAACATGTTGTAAAGGAACCACAGCTGACTGCAGGTAAAGTTCTGAAACCAGCAGGGCACCCTCCGTGTTTATCTGCTCATGAACACTTAATACTTCACCAGTTCACACTTCTTCACTCACAGTGAATTAAAGAGCgctgcaggcagagcttttAGGAAAACAGTCTGTAAATGGTTTGGATATCAGGATTCTTTCTGGCCAGGAGGGGCAGGGATGAACCTGAAGGTGCAGGCATAAATATCAAGtcacaggaaacaaaatacaaaatattatctTACGGACCCCTGTGAGCCCATGTACAGTCTGCAAATCTCTGACTTCCTTGGATATAAATAACAGTCTCTGGACATCGTTAAGATTACAGTTAAGAATAATTCTCACCTCATTCACAACCACTTGCAGGTGAAGACCTTTTATCCACAAAgagccagctcagccctctcgGAGGCCCAGGAAACATTCCCTTGCCACCCTGTCCTCTGAATTACCCCCGACTGAGCAGCTGTTCCCAGACACCTCAAACCTTCATCCACTGCAGGAACCAACAGGCAAAACTATTCTGTGAGCATCAGACTTGACCTGAGGTGAGGATTTTCAATTCAACAAATAATTCTAGAAGCCTCAAAACCACTAGATTTTTGCTAAACAGCCTGTCAATTTGTACTTCTTCTCAAGATAAACCAACTGCCTTTTAAGAAACCAGTACTTTACACCAGAAATTTCCAAGTATATTAATTTTCAGTAAGTTTTATTCAGCAAGAGATAACTTACAGAAGTCTCTACaagaagtatatttttaattaagcgTTTCAAAAATAGAGGTggctgctctgcagacaccagtATCAAAGACTATCCAAGAACAGcacaaagcacagagaaaaaaaaaaaaagagcaggacAAAGATAATTGGAGCCATAAAACAAGGGGATGAGATATGGAAGCACAGGAAAAGCCCATTATCTTCCTGCATTCTTCAAAGCCCTGGAAAGGACAATGAAAGTCTGAATTCACTGCTGTAatgaaagaagaaggaaaaaaaaaggtcaagtTAACTGGCAGAGCAAAGTGGGAGGCAATGTTACCTGACTAGGGGATGAATTAAATGAGTAAGTTTCCAGATTTCACCGCACACGCTAAACAAGGCATCCCAGCGCCGTGGGCACAGCGCTTACAgcgcccgcggccccgcgcggcACAATCCTGCCCGGCTGCGAACGCACGGGAAGTCGGGCACAAGGAATTCCAGAGGTTACAGAAAGTTGCCTAATTATTAACATGCTGGTGTAGAAGGGGCTGCACCCAGGGAGCAAACAACCTGCACCCATAAAATAGACTAAGACTAGAAATCAACACTTATGCAAGACAGAAGTGACCCAAACCAAAAAGCTACAATCACcgcccaaaaaaaccccaaacaaacccccaaaacaaccaaaaaaccccaaacaaaactaGAAAGGAGTAAGATGAATAGGATATATGCAGACTTAACTGTAACCTGAATTAGAGGCAAGAATAACTTATGCCCAAAAAAGTGGTTGGCGAATTAAGCTTGAACGCTTTCTGAAGCCCAGGAGCGTGTGCATTacactttctgttcttttataTCCAACAGAGTTATCTCAAAACGCACGGAATATTGGCAGCCCACTAGAACTCAGTAACTAAACTTGCACTTTGAGAAATATTCCAAAActaaagttttgttttccattcttggaatgtttttaattttttccctgaaacCAATTCTCCAGTTATAAAacagggcggggggcgggggggagaaATAAGGCTTGGTCACCTACAAAAATCATAATTTGGATGAAAGTATTAAGGGATGGGACAATTACCAGTGAAACAGCAGCACTGTAAGAAGAATTCCAAGCTTGACATGtattttgtaagaaaagaaaccccagacccttcccttcctccccagtgTCCTCAAACCCACCAGCAAAGAGCTCAAACCAGCGGCCTCCAAataacctgctgctgctggaaacaaACCCTCCGCTCAGCATTGCTGCTCTTCAGTCATTAACTGCTATTTCTGACATCCTTCTGAGACAGCTTCGTGCCGGTGTTGAACAGATGCAGAAAACTGTATCCCCTTTAACCACATCCAACCCTAACTATAAATTACCCCAAGTATATTAGAATTACATCCACACCAATAAATAGAAAGAGTAATCAAAttcttaaaaggaaacaaaacttatttttatttcatagttACTGTTGCGTTTAAGTCACCACTGCTGTTTTCACCAGATGTTCGCCTCTTCTTTAACTCTTTCTACTTCCATCTTTAATCCTCTTGAGGCATATCCTGAGATGCTTAAAGCTCAAATCTTCAAAACTGTTTTTGCTCAGAAGTTAATCTTCCTCATATTTTTTTAGTTCGGATTGTAAgcatgttaaaaagaaataaatctcttacttctttttctccacagtatccttttcacctcttttctcttccctcctgccaACCCATGgctgctcttttctctcctctcacacggaaaaatgtgatttgaaCACACCAGGAAAGATCAGCCTGAGCAGACTTCTGTCTTCAATAAGAAACCTGatcttatttttgaaaagtagGGGTTTGGTACTGCCCGTGAACTCCTTTATTTTAGATTCTGCCTCACAGGCAAATCgtaaaaagtattttacagcTTCGGCCTGTGCTTGTAGGGTAAATTGTGAGCTGTCACTTAAGTCACTCAGTTGCCattttagcaatttttttttttttaaagcaaaacatttgCACTTTCATAGCATGTAAGTCATCATCCAAATTAGAAGATAAAGCCATGCAAACGCTTCTTTCCCAGAGCACTCCGTGTTAGCAGAGAAGAAGTCAACGGCTTGCCTCCTTCCTGCAGAAACTCACTCACTCCAGGCCC
This DNA window, taken from Caloenas nicobarica isolate bCalNic1 chromosome 24, bCalNic1.hap1, whole genome shotgun sequence, encodes the following:
- the SPOP gene encoding speckle-type POZ protein, whose translation is MSRVPSPPPPAEMSSGPVAESWCYTQIKVVKFSYMWTINNFSFCREEMGEVIKSSTFSSGANDKLKWCLRVNPKGLDEESKDYLSLYLLLVSCPKSEVRAKFKFSILNAKGEETKAMESQRAYRFVQGKDWGFKKFIRRDFLLDEANGLLPDDKLTLFCEVSVVQDSVNISGQNTMNMVKVPECRLADELGGLWENSRFTDCCLCVAGQEFQAHKAILAARSPVFSAMFEHEMEESKKNRVEINDVEPEVFKEMMCFIYTGKAPNLDKMADDLLAAADKYALERLKVMCEDALCSNLSVENAAEILILADLHSADQLKTQAVDFINYHASDVMETSGWKSMVVSHPHLVAEAYRSLASAQCPFLGPPRKRLKQS